In Halorubrum sp. PV6, a single window of DNA contains:
- a CDS encoding glycosyl transferase family 2, with amino-acid sequence MEYVQERVTTLHALTDHRPAAPTGRAAVVVPMTEREYGTLAADRVLTALETVDPARVVVPLRAAPDRVGPFADWLDGFDVDVETLWCGGPRLTELLASRGLDGSRGKGRDVWLGLGRALDEEFVVVHDADTKTYSPAFVSRLLFPLANDHEFSKGYYARVEDNSLYGRLFRLFFRPLVRALGDATERREPSIMEYLDAFRYALAGEFAATTDLVSRCRIQRGWGLEVGTLGEAFAHAGFAESAQVDLGRYEHDHRSVDGPTGLADMSRAVGAATLRAVEGAGVAVEYDALADRYREAAERLIRGYETDAAFNGLDYDRAAEREQVETYADALGEPGPDTRLPAWRTAPVTPSEVADAAQADLAAARESHADAAARPPEESDRRQSAEEAPETGTGED; translated from the coding sequence ATGGAGTACGTACAAGAGCGCGTGACGACCCTCCACGCGTTGACCGACCACCGGCCGGCCGCGCCGACCGGCCGCGCGGCGGTCGTCGTGCCGATGACGGAACGCGAGTACGGGACGCTCGCGGCCGACCGGGTCCTGACGGCGCTGGAGACGGTCGACCCCGCTCGCGTCGTGGTCCCCCTCCGCGCCGCCCCCGACCGCGTCGGCCCCTTCGCCGACTGGCTCGACGGCTTCGACGTGGACGTGGAGACCCTCTGGTGTGGCGGACCGCGCCTCACGGAACTGCTCGCGAGCCGCGGGCTCGACGGGAGCCGGGGAAAGGGCCGCGACGTGTGGCTCGGGTTGGGTCGCGCGCTCGACGAGGAGTTCGTCGTCGTCCACGACGCCGACACCAAGACGTACTCGCCCGCCTTCGTCTCTCGGCTCCTCTTCCCGCTCGCGAACGATCACGAGTTCTCGAAGGGGTACTACGCCCGCGTCGAGGATAACTCGCTGTACGGCCGGCTGTTCCGGCTGTTCTTCCGACCGCTGGTCCGCGCGCTCGGCGACGCGACCGAGCGCCGCGAACCGAGCATCATGGAGTATCTCGACGCGTTCCGGTACGCGCTCGCCGGAGAGTTCGCGGCGACGACCGACCTCGTCTCGCGGTGCCGCATCCAGCGCGGGTGGGGGTTAGAGGTCGGCACGCTGGGCGAGGCGTTCGCGCACGCCGGCTTCGCGGAGAGCGCGCAGGTCGACCTGGGGCGGTACGAACACGACCACCGCTCCGTCGACGGCCCGACCGGCCTCGCCGACATGAGCCGCGCGGTCGGCGCGGCGACCCTCCGAGCCGTCGAGGGCGCGGGCGTCGCCGTCGAGTACGACGCGCTCGCCGACCGCTACCGCGAGGCGGCCGAGCGGCTGATCCGCGGCTACGAGACGGACGCCGCGTTCAACGGTCTCGACTACGACCGCGCGGCCGAGCGCGAGCAGGTCGAGACCTACGCCGACGCACTCGGCGAACCGGGCCCGGACACCCGCCTTCCGGCGTGGCGAACCGCGCCCGTGACCCCGAGCGAGGTGGCTGACGCGGCGCAGGCCGACCTCGCGGCGGCGCGGGAGTCGCACGCCGACGCGGCCGCGCGCCCGCCGGAAGAGTCCGACCGACGCCAGTCGGCCGAGGAAGCGCCCGAGACCGGGACGGGAGAGGACTGA
- the dhaL gene encoding dihydroxyacetone kinase subunit DhaL, with protein sequence MSDGDSAGAAVVAVVEAVAARIEAERSHLTELDSAIGDADHGGNMARGWAAAADAARDLDDPDAQTVCKTVGKTLMSEVGGASGPLFGGSLVFASAELDDGLTPESAVAFAETYLAKVQDRGDATVGDQTVVDALTPAVHTFKKSIETDDLPPLEALAKAVDAAERGVAFTVPIRAKKGRASYLGWRSVGHQDPGATSVLYILEEVLSVVAEQMDAEVPDVDATSPTIPDDAEPEDD encoded by the coding sequence ATGAGCGATGGCGATTCCGCCGGCGCCGCCGTCGTGGCGGTCGTCGAAGCGGTCGCGGCGCGGATCGAGGCGGAGCGCAGCCACCTGACCGAACTCGACTCGGCCATCGGCGACGCGGACCACGGGGGGAACATGGCGCGGGGGTGGGCCGCGGCGGCCGACGCCGCCCGCGACCTCGACGATCCGGACGCGCAGACCGTCTGCAAGACGGTCGGCAAGACGCTCATGAGCGAAGTCGGCGGCGCTTCCGGCCCACTCTTCGGCGGGTCGCTCGTGTTCGCGAGCGCCGAACTCGACGACGGCCTGACTCCCGAGAGCGCGGTCGCGTTCGCCGAGACCTACTTAGCGAAGGTCCAGGACCGCGGCGACGCGACGGTGGGCGACCAGACGGTGGTCGACGCGCTCACCCCCGCCGTCCACACGTTTAAAAAGTCGATCGAGACGGACGACCTCCCGCCGCTCGAAGCGCTCGCGAAGGCGGTCGACGCGGCCGAGCGCGGCGTCGCGTTCACCGTCCCGATCCGAGCCAAAAAGGGCCGGGCCTCCTACCTCGGCTGGCGCTCGGTCGGACACCAAGACCCCGGCGCGACGAGCGTACTCTACATCCTCGAAGAGGTGCTCTCAGTCGTCGCAGAGCAGATGGACGCTGAGGTCCCCGACGTTGACGCGACCTCGCCGACGATCCCGGACGACGCCGAGCCGGAGGACGACTGA
- a CDS encoding PAS domain-containing sensor histidine kinase, with the protein MGHPGEVSLPEAFDDLDVGINLHDTSGERILDSNARLTELYGYSLAELRTMTVEDYTAPSTRFTQEKASRLIAQAADGDPQSFEWQIQRANDELRWIQVNLKATEISGVRCVLAEVQDITAYRARERRLRLLSRIVRHNLRNKTNVLMGYADRIRRAVEDDTLEREIQTVLDITSEVGGLSESVKQIEQIAEPTATERSPTDLRAVVRSLVDDIRHEYPDADISLEAPEHVWAIADEGVRYAVDHAVRNAIEHNDRDVRMVTVSVESCQQNGHGQIHIQDNGPPIPDVETAVLDEDVETTSTYHGAGVGLWVMQWCVDSLGGELSFSENSPRGNVVSISLPGADASGAAG; encoded by the coding sequence ATGGGACACCCAGGGGAGGTTTCTCTGCCGGAGGCGTTCGACGACCTGGACGTGGGTATCAACCTCCACGACACGAGCGGCGAACGAATTCTCGACTCGAACGCTCGGCTCACCGAACTGTACGGGTATTCGCTCGCGGAGCTCCGAACGATGACCGTCGAAGACTACACGGCGCCCTCGACGCGATTTACGCAGGAGAAGGCGTCCCGTCTGATCGCTCAGGCGGCAGACGGCGATCCCCAGTCGTTCGAGTGGCAGATACAGCGCGCAAACGACGAGTTGCGCTGGATCCAGGTCAATCTCAAGGCGACCGAGATTAGCGGCGTACGGTGCGTCCTTGCCGAAGTACAGGACATCACAGCGTACCGGGCTCGCGAGCGTCGCCTCCGGCTTCTCAGTCGGATCGTCCGACACAACCTCCGGAACAAGACGAACGTGCTCATGGGATACGCCGACCGCATTCGACGGGCCGTCGAGGACGACACGCTCGAACGCGAGATCCAGACGGTCCTCGACATCACCAGCGAGGTGGGCGGACTCAGCGAGTCGGTCAAGCAGATCGAACAGATCGCCGAACCGACCGCGACGGAGCGCTCCCCGACCGACCTTCGAGCGGTGGTCCGCTCGCTCGTCGACGACATCCGGCACGAGTACCCCGACGCCGACATCTCGCTCGAAGCGCCGGAACACGTCTGGGCCATCGCCGACGAAGGAGTTCGCTACGCGGTGGACCACGCGGTGCGAAACGCCATCGAACACAACGACCGCGACGTACGGATGGTGACGGTCAGCGTCGAGTCCTGTCAGCAGAACGGTCACGGACAGATCCACATTCAAGACAACGGGCCACCGATCCCCGACGTCGAGACCGCGGTTCTCGACGAAGACGTGGAGACGACCAGCACGTATCACGGCGCCGGGGTCGGGCTGTGGGTGATGCAGTGGTGCGTCGACTCTCTCGGCGGCGAACTCTCCTTTTCGGAGAACTCCCCTCGGGGGAACGTGGTCAGCATCTCACTCCCCGGAGCCGACGCTTCAGGCGCTGCCGGCTGA
- a CDS encoding DUF6498-containing protein, with amino-acid sequence MRLSSLAALIGLLLANVIPIVGVFAFGWQALDLLLLYWLEAAVVGVFTVVRVLLAMGDPTDTGLGALFGFDRYTGPGAGTSNARFGAVALFCFQYGPLWVIHGAALFLLPGFAFEPLGWEPLAVLPTLLPAVGAMALSHGLSFGLGFLAGGAWERTAPVAQVFAVFPRLLVLHYAVLIGGFGAVTLGSPLFALVVLVVLKTVADVLVEYADPLLRAA; translated from the coding sequence GTGCGTCTCTCGTCTCTCGCTGCCCTGATAGGACTGCTACTCGCTAACGTGATACCCATCGTCGGCGTGTTCGCATTCGGGTGGCAGGCGCTTGACCTGCTGTTGCTGTACTGGCTTGAGGCAGCCGTCGTCGGCGTGTTCACCGTGGTTCGGGTGTTGCTGGCCATGGGTGATCCGACCGATACCGGCCTGGGCGCGCTGTTCGGGTTCGACAGATACACCGGGCCCGGCGCCGGGACGAGCAACGCCCGGTTCGGGGCCGTGGCGCTGTTCTGCTTCCAGTACGGACCCCTCTGGGTGATCCACGGTGCAGCGCTCTTCTTGCTCCCGGGGTTCGCCTTCGAGCCGCTTGGCTGGGAGCCGCTGGCCGTGTTGCCGACGCTCCTGCCCGCCGTCGGCGCGATGGCCCTGAGCCACGGGCTCTCCTTTGGTCTGGGCTTTCTCGCTGGTGGCGCCTGGGAGCGTACCGCTCCCGTCGCCCAGGTGTTCGCGGTGTTTCCACGGCTCCTCGTGCTTCACTACGCGGTCCTCATCGGCGGCTTCGGGGCCGTCACCTTGGGGTCCCCGCTGTTCGCGCTCGTCGTGCTCGTCGTCCTCAAGACGGTCGCCGACGTGCTCGTCGAGTACGCCGACCCCCTCCTCCGAGCGGCGTGA
- the dhaK gene encoding dihydroxyacetone kinase subunit DhaK — protein MKKLINEPDDVVDEMLDGMTAAYPDRVRRVPDTQVLVRSDGPVEGKVALVTGGGSGHEPTHAGYVGDGMLDGAAAGDVFSSPTADEFEALIHACDAGDGVLAIIKNYEGDVMNFETAIELAEMEGVEVESVVVDDDVAVEDSLYTSGRRGVCGTILVHKAAGAKAAAGGDLAEVKRVAEKVIDNVGTMGTALTSCVTPEKGEPTFDLGDDEIELGIGIHGEPGTERTETMSADEITEALTDAVLDDLDLDDGQEVLTIVNGMGGTPQMELFVVNRRLQELLGDHGLETWDAWVGDYMTSLDMAGASITVCAVDDELKELLGAPADTPAFARTR, from the coding sequence ATGAAAAAACTGATCAACGAGCCGGACGACGTCGTCGACGAGATGCTGGACGGAATGACCGCGGCGTATCCGGACCGGGTCCGACGGGTCCCGGACACGCAGGTCCTCGTCCGGAGCGACGGGCCGGTCGAGGGGAAGGTGGCGCTCGTGACCGGCGGCGGAAGCGGTCACGAGCCGACCCACGCGGGCTACGTCGGCGACGGAATGCTCGACGGGGCCGCCGCGGGCGACGTGTTCTCCTCGCCGACCGCGGACGAGTTCGAGGCGCTCATCCACGCCTGCGACGCCGGCGACGGCGTGTTGGCGATCATCAAAAACTACGAGGGCGACGTGATGAACTTCGAGACCGCCATCGAACTCGCCGAGATGGAGGGCGTCGAGGTCGAGAGCGTCGTCGTCGACGACGACGTGGCGGTCGAGGACTCGCTGTACACCTCCGGGCGCCGCGGCGTCTGCGGGACCATCCTCGTCCACAAGGCCGCCGGCGCGAAGGCCGCGGCGGGCGGAGACCTCGCCGAGGTCAAGCGCGTCGCCGAGAAGGTGATCGACAACGTGGGCACGATGGGCACCGCGCTCACGTCGTGTGTCACCCCCGAGAAGGGCGAGCCGACCTTCGATCTGGGCGACGACGAGATCGAATTAGGGATCGGGATCCACGGCGAACCGGGAACCGAACGCACCGAAACGATGAGCGCAGACGAGATAACCGAGGCGCTGACTGATGCGGTCTTGGACGACCTCGACCTCGACGATGGACAGGAGGTGCTCACCATCGTCAACGGGATGGGCGGCACCCCGCAGATGGAGCTGTTCGTCGTCAACCGACGGCTCCAGGAGCTGCTCGGCGACCACGGGCTGGAGACGTGGGACGCGTGGGTCGGCGACTACATGACCTCACTCGACATGGCGGGCGCGTCGATCACCGTGTGTGCCGTCGACGACGAACTGAAGGAGCTCCTCGGCGCGCCGGCGGACACTCCGGCGTTCGCTCGGACCCGATGA
- a CDS encoding aldo/keto reductase, producing the protein MATRDALWGYRNEFGDAFGRTYFRRFGPGVASSIGLGTYLGAPTPAVDAAYREAIELALRSGINHVDTAVNYRCGRAERVVGEAVRSSPVDREAVVVATKGGFLPFDGERPDDPAAYVRERFVEPGLVAPDALASGSHAIAPAYLEWSLDRSLDRLGLDSVDYFYIHNPETQLATRSREAVYDQLSAAFEALERRRAAGDVGAYGVATWDAFRVPEGADRYLSLAEVLARAEAAGEAVGADDGHGFEAIQLPFNVAMADAFTRRNQRLPDGDDGDRVSALELAHEAGLSVVTSASIGQGDLASEGSVPGEVDAALAGETPAQRALNFARSAPGVTSSLVGASDLDHLRENVAAGTFDPLGASAFDAVFE; encoded by the coding sequence ATGGCGACCCGCGACGCCCTCTGGGGGTACCGCAACGAGTTCGGCGACGCCTTCGGGCGGACGTACTTCCGGCGGTTCGGGCCGGGCGTGGCCTCCAGCATCGGCCTCGGGACGTACCTCGGCGCCCCCACGCCCGCCGTCGACGCGGCCTATCGCGAGGCGATCGAACTCGCGCTCCGATCCGGGATCAACCACGTCGACACCGCCGTCAACTACCGATGCGGGCGCGCCGAGCGCGTCGTCGGCGAGGCGGTCCGATCGTCCCCCGTCGACCGCGAGGCGGTCGTCGTCGCGACGAAGGGGGGCTTCCTCCCGTTCGACGGCGAGCGACCGGACGACCCCGCCGCGTACGTCCGCGAGCGGTTCGTCGAACCGGGCCTCGTCGCGCCCGACGCCCTCGCGAGCGGGTCACACGCGATCGCGCCGGCGTACCTGGAGTGGTCGCTCGACCGCTCGCTGGACCGCCTCGGCCTCGATTCGGTCGACTACTTTTATATCCACAATCCGGAGACGCAGCTCGCGACCCGCTCCCGCGAGGCGGTGTACGACCAGCTGTCGGCCGCCTTCGAGGCGCTCGAACGGCGTCGCGCCGCGGGCGACGTGGGCGCGTACGGCGTCGCGACGTGGGACGCGTTTCGCGTCCCCGAGGGCGCCGACCGGTACCTCTCGCTCGCCGAGGTCCTCGCGCGGGCCGAGGCCGCCGGCGAAGCGGTCGGCGCCGACGACGGCCACGGGTTCGAGGCGATCCAACTGCCCTTCAACGTCGCGATGGCGGACGCGTTCACGCGCCGGAATCAGCGGCTCCCCGACGGTGACGACGGCGACCGAGTCTCCGCCCTCGAACTCGCCCACGAGGCCGGCCTCTCCGTGGTGACGAGCGCGAGCATCGGCCAGGGTGACCTCGCGAGCGAGGGGTCGGTCCCGGGCGAGGTCGACGCGGCGCTCGCGGGCGAGACGCCGGCCCAGCGAGCGCTCAACTTCGCTCGGAGCGCGCCGGGCGTCACCTCGTCGCTCGTCGGCGCGAGCGATCTCGACCACCTCCGCGAGAACGTCGCGGCCGGAACCTTCGACCCGCTCGGCGCGTCGGCGTTCGACGCGGTGTTCGAGTGA
- a CDS encoding mechanosensitive ion channel domain-containing protein, with translation MSAVPTSLSGVVSAVPERIWLALLVLLFGLVAAYVVGVINRRLLTRAGVPDVIEGTAFERTAREFDTSTVRILASLSSYFIVAVAVIAAMTVAEVNYLEQFWAGVAAFLPRVFIAVVVLIVGVVIGDKAELLVAERLRGIKLPELGVLPPIVKYSIVYVAALVALGQVGVQTLALVVLLAAYAFAVVLFAALGLKDLIASAAAGVFLLLRQPYGIGDEVKVAGERGIVQEVDLFVTHIEAAGEDHVIPNHSVFRDGIVLIRD, from the coding sequence ATGTCCGCGGTCCCGACCTCCCTCTCCGGGGTCGTCTCGGCGGTCCCCGAGCGGATCTGGCTCGCGCTCTTGGTCCTCCTCTTCGGACTGGTGGCGGCGTACGTCGTCGGCGTGATCAACCGCCGCCTGCTGACCCGCGCCGGCGTCCCCGACGTGATAGAGGGCACCGCCTTCGAGCGCACCGCCCGCGAGTTCGACACGTCGACCGTGCGGATCCTCGCGAGCCTGTCGAGCTACTTCATCGTCGCGGTCGCCGTCATCGCCGCGATGACCGTCGCCGAGGTCAACTACCTCGAGCAGTTCTGGGCCGGCGTCGCCGCGTTCCTCCCTCGCGTGTTCATCGCGGTCGTCGTCCTCATCGTCGGCGTCGTCATCGGCGACAAAGCCGAACTCCTCGTCGCCGAGCGGCTCCGCGGGATCAAACTCCCGGAACTCGGCGTCCTGCCGCCGATCGTCAAGTACAGCATCGTCTACGTCGCCGCGCTCGTCGCGCTCGGGCAGGTCGGCGTGCAGACGCTCGCGCTGGTCGTGTTGCTGGCGGCGTACGCGTTCGCCGTCGTGTTGTTCGCCGCGCTGGGGCTAAAAGACCTGATCGCCAGCGCGGCCGCCGGCGTCTTCCTCCTGCTCCGCCAGCCGTACGGCATCGGCGACGAGGTGAAAGTCGCCGGCGAGCGCGGCATCGTCCAGGAGGTCGACCTGTTCGTGACGCACATCGAGGCCGCCGGCGAAGACCACGTGATCCCGAACCACTCGGTGTTTCGCGACGGAATCGTACTGATTCGGGACTGA
- the dhaM gene encoding dihydroxyacetone kinase phosphoryl donor subunit DhaM, which yields MVGLVVVSHSARAAEGIVEVAAEMAGDTRIEAVGGDGQGGIGTVPDAIGDAIDAADDGDGVVVLVDLGSAVMNADVAVELSDAEAVIADAPVLEGAVNAAVAATDPAATLDSVREQAEAARGLEKL from the coding sequence ATGGTCGGGCTCGTCGTCGTCTCGCACAGCGCGCGGGCGGCTGAGGGCATCGTCGAAGTCGCCGCCGAGATGGCCGGCGACACCCGCATTGAGGCCGTCGGCGGCGACGGACAGGGCGGGATCGGTACCGTCCCGGACGCCATCGGCGACGCCATCGACGCGGCCGACGACGGCGACGGGGTGGTCGTCCTCGTCGACCTCGGCAGCGCGGTGATGAACGCCGACGTCGCCGTCGAGTTGAGCGACGCCGAGGCCGTCATCGCCGACGCGCCCGTGCTGGAAGGCGCGGTCAACGCGGCCGTCGCGGCGACCGACCCCGCCGCCACGCTCGACTCGGTTCGCGAGCAGGCCGAGGCGGCTCGGGGACTGGAGAAACTCTGA
- a CDS encoding HVO_0758 family zinc finger protein encodes MKSTRKGLRDGDLFKDTYERLNCAECEQVLKKQNDPDEVFSVRVCPECGTKFKELR; translated from the coding sequence ATGAAATCGACGCGGAAGGGCCTTCGCGACGGCGACTTATTTAAGGACACGTACGAGCGACTGAACTGCGCCGAGTGCGAGCAGGTCTTAAAAAAGCAGAACGACCCCGACGAAGTGTTCTCGGTTCGCGTCTGTCCCGAGTGCGGAACGAAGTTCAAAGAGCTCCGCTGA
- the dacZ gene encoding diadenylate cyclase DacZ, with protein MASLTDHLSDLVSDADAVLLFSPTSSFFDRFEGDDTDVVVVAPDNDVDAEVFVELPLPFDNVKDRIRFGIEGAMDADLVSAGDEVVCVASVFDGGPDSVIRVTVDETVHTGIYGLFVDSRAEPSVIRDVFEVAIELGQKGQKGKPVGALFVVGDAGKVMNKSRPLSYNPFEKSHVHVGDPIVNVMLKEFSRLDGAFVVSDSGKIVSAYRYLEPGAEGVDIPKGLGARHMAGGAITRDTNATAIVLSESDGLVRAFKAGELVLEIDPEEY; from the coding sequence ATGGCCTCGCTCACCGATCACCTGTCCGATCTCGTCTCGGACGCAGACGCCGTGTTGCTGTTCTCGCCGACCAGTTCGTTCTTCGATCGGTTCGAGGGCGACGACACGGACGTCGTCGTCGTCGCGCCCGACAACGATGTCGACGCCGAGGTGTTCGTCGAGCTGCCGCTCCCCTTCGACAACGTCAAGGACAGAATTCGGTTCGGCATCGAGGGCGCGATGGACGCCGACCTCGTCTCGGCGGGCGACGAGGTGGTCTGTGTCGCCTCCGTCTTCGACGGGGGTCCGGACAGCGTGATCCGCGTCACCGTCGACGAGACGGTTCACACGGGGATCTACGGCCTCTTCGTCGACTCCCGCGCCGAGCCCAGCGTGATCCGCGACGTGTTCGAGGTCGCCATCGAACTCGGACAGAAGGGACAGAAGGGGAAACCCGTCGGCGCCCTGTTCGTCGTCGGCGACGCGGGGAAGGTGATGAACAAGTCCCGCCCGCTGTCGTACAACCCCTTCGAGAAGTCGCACGTCCACGTCGGCGACCCCATCGTCAACGTCATGTTAAAGGAGTTCTCCCGGCTCGACGGCGCCTTCGTCGTCTCCGACTCGGGGAAGATCGTCTCCGCGTACCGCTACCTCGAACCGGGCGCGGAGGGGGTCGACATCCCGAAGGGGCTCGGCGCGCGCCACATGGCCGGCGGCGCGATCACCCGCGACACGAACGCGACGGCCATCGTCCTCTCGGAGTCCGACGGGCTCGTCCGCGCGTTCAAAGCCGGCGAACTCGTCTTGGAGATCGATCCGGAGGAGTACTGA
- a CDS encoding MFS transporter, with protein sequence MSRTRLFGSLCALVFLVNFARVVFAPLVGQFITEFAIGEGTAGLIVTLAWLGSAAPRLPAGWALTRFSRQFVILVSGAMLTLGALGVALAPGVPTLMTAAFAIGLSSGVYFVAANPFIAELFPRRVGRVMGVHGMASQLAAVAAAPVVTVALWYDWRLAFYGLAAVAAASTAIFVALARRTDLPDAGTSDTDFLAGAFSEWKLILAGVVLMGLTGFVWQGLFNFYELYMVDKGLPPTTARNLLTVIFAAGVPAFLVSGDLADRLPHVPYLLGIVSTFILGTVFVVVSSGLVAVIAASVVVGFAIHMLFPAGDTYLLASLPDESRASAYAVFSAGMMTMQAAGSWVVGEAIEAGAGYDAVFLALAGGLALVVLAYAGLEYVGRVPGGAAGTEPAV encoded by the coding sequence GTGTCACGGACTCGGCTGTTCGGATCGCTCTGTGCGCTGGTCTTCCTCGTGAACTTCGCACGAGTGGTGTTCGCACCCCTCGTGGGACAGTTCATCACCGAGTTCGCCATCGGCGAGGGGACCGCGGGGCTCATCGTCACGCTCGCCTGGCTGGGCTCTGCGGCCCCGCGGCTCCCGGCGGGCTGGGCACTCACGCGGTTCTCGCGGCAGTTCGTCATCCTCGTCTCCGGCGCCATGCTGACGCTCGGCGCGCTCGGCGTCGCGCTCGCGCCGGGCGTGCCGACGCTGATGACCGCCGCGTTCGCCATCGGCCTCTCGTCCGGCGTCTACTTCGTCGCCGCCAACCCGTTCATCGCCGAGCTGTTCCCCCGGCGCGTCGGCCGCGTCATGGGCGTCCACGGCATGGCGAGCCAACTCGCCGCCGTCGCCGCCGCGCCCGTGGTCACGGTCGCCCTCTGGTACGACTGGCGGCTCGCGTTCTACGGGCTCGCCGCGGTCGCCGCCGCCTCCACCGCCATCTTCGTCGCGCTCGCGCGGCGCACGGACCTGCCCGACGCGGGCACGAGCGACACCGACTTCCTCGCCGGGGCGTTCTCGGAGTGGAAGCTGATCCTCGCCGGCGTCGTGCTGATGGGGCTCACGGGGTTCGTCTGGCAGGGCCTGTTCAACTTCTACGAGCTGTACATGGTCGACAAGGGGCTCCCGCCGACGACCGCCCGGAACCTGCTGACGGTGATCTTCGCCGCCGGCGTCCCGGCGTTCCTCGTCTCCGGGGACCTCGCCGACCGGCTCCCGCACGTCCCGTATCTCCTCGGTATCGTCTCGACGTTCATCCTCGGCACCGTCTTCGTCGTCGTCTCCTCCGGGCTGGTCGCGGTGATCGCCGCCAGCGTCGTCGTCGGCTTTGCCATCCACATGCTGTTTCCGGCGGGGGACACCTACCTGCTCGCGTCGCTGCCGGACGAGTCCAGGGCGTCGGCGTACGCCGTCTTCTCCGCGGGGATGATGACGATGCAGGCGGCCGGGTCGTGGGTCGTCGGCGAGGCCATCGAGGCCGGCGCCGGCTACGACGCGGTGTTCCTGGCGCTCGCCGGCGGCCTCGCGCTCGTCGTCCTCGCGTACGCCGGACTGGAGTACGTCGGGCGCGTGCCGGGCGGCGCGGCGGGGACGGAGCCCGCGGTCTGA